A genomic window from Flavobacterium phycosphaerae includes:
- the dinB gene encoding DNA polymerase IV — MTEPVAYRKIIHIDMDAFYASVEQMDNPELKGKPLAVGGSEVRGVVSAASYEARKFGVRSAMSGIQAKRNCPDLLFVRPRFDRYKEISKKIRKIFHEYTDLVEPLSLDEAYLDVTQNKKGNPSASLLAQEIRQRIFEEVGLTASAGISVNKFVAKIASDYNKPNGQKTVNPEEVESFLENLDIKKFYGIGKVTTDRMYHLGIFTGKDLKSKSKEFLEEHFNKSGLHFYNIVRGIHNSPVKPNRITKSVAAEHTFFENLTSEIFMVEKLERIAGELEKRLKKYSISGKTITLKIKYSDFTTQTRSKTLPYFISDKGLILETAKELLYQERMKESVRLLGISLNNLNTEVKKTVVVQLKFEF, encoded by the coding sequence ATGACGGAACCGGTTGCTTATCGAAAAATTATTCACATCGACATGGATGCTTTCTATGCTTCGGTGGAGCAAATGGACAATCCTGAATTAAAAGGAAAGCCCCTGGCTGTAGGCGGTAGTGAAGTTCGCGGTGTGGTTTCGGCGGCCAGTTATGAGGCTCGTAAGTTTGGAGTTCGCAGTGCCATGAGCGGCATTCAAGCCAAAAGAAATTGTCCCGATTTACTATTTGTTCGACCCCGTTTTGATCGCTACAAAGAAATCTCTAAAAAGATTAGAAAGATATTTCATGAATACACTGATTTGGTAGAACCGCTGTCCTTAGACGAAGCCTACTTAGATGTTACCCAAAATAAAAAAGGAAATCCCAGCGCATCCTTACTGGCACAGGAAATCAGACAACGAATCTTTGAAGAAGTAGGATTAACCGCCTCTGCCGGAATTTCAGTCAATAAATTTGTGGCCAAAATTGCCAGCGATTACAACAAACCCAACGGGCAAAAAACAGTAAATCCCGAAGAAGTAGAGTCCTTTTTGGAAAATCTTGACATCAAAAAATTCTATGGTATTGGCAAAGTCACCACCGACAGAATGTACCACTTAGGCATTTTCACCGGAAAGGATTTGAAATCAAAATCAAAAGAATTCCTCGAAGAACATTTTAATAAAAGTGGTCTCCATTTTTACAATATTGTTCGCGGCATTCACAACAGCCCAGTAAAACCAAACCGAATCACCAAGTCGGTCGCTGCCGAGCATACTTTTTTTGAAAACCTGACGTCTGAAATCTTTATGGTGGAAAAACTGGAACGCATTGCCGGCGAATTGGAGAAACGTTTAAAGAAGTACAGCATTTCGGGAAAAACAATAACGCTCAAAATCAAATACAGCGATTTTACGACCCAAACCCGAAGCAAGACACTGCCTTACTTCATTTCGGATAAAGGATTGATTCTCGAAACCGCAAAAGAGCTATTATATCAAGAACGAATGAAAGAATCCGTTCGATTACTGGGCATTTCTTTGAACAACCTAAATACCGAAGTCAAAAAAACGGTGGTAGTGCAATTAAAGTTTGAGTTTTAA
- a CDS encoding M23 family metallopeptidase: MKRVLLLFIAFATLFSCDKTEKKSAPKHKTMPVTIDFGFKLNDYNVVEDTIQSGDTFGSILDKQNLNGHQVYDIVAQVKDTFDVRSIRKGKPFLLLRTKDKTNKLQAFIYQPDRLNYYIVDLRDSVVAHKKTRPVKFTTRTIAGALNGSLSETLQNLKVDPALAPKIAKIYAWSIDFFKLQKGDKFAMTFTERFINDTIYDGVDSLKATYFEYKGKKIYAFPFSPDGSKGKQQYYDDEGKTLKNFFLKAPLKFVNITSRYTKSRFHPVQKIWKAHNGTDYAAPTGTPIMTTAAGVVEQAGYTAGNGNFVKVKHDRTYSTQYLHMSKILVRRGQRVTQGQVIGKVGSTGLATGPHVCYRFWKNGVQVDALRLNLPTSTPMDSKLKPKFMEQMRPLKKVLDSISDLKFRK, from the coding sequence TTGAAAAGAGTACTCCTTTTATTTATTGCCTTTGCAACGTTATTTTCTTGTGATAAAACCGAAAAAAAATCGGCACCAAAACACAAGACAATGCCTGTTACTATTGACTTTGGATTTAAACTAAACGACTATAATGTTGTTGAAGACACCATCCAATCCGGAGATACTTTTGGCAGTATTTTAGACAAGCAAAATCTAAACGGACATCAGGTATATGATATTGTTGCCCAAGTAAAAGACACCTTTGACGTGCGTTCCATCCGAAAAGGAAAACCCTTTCTTTTACTGCGAACCAAAGACAAAACCAACAAACTTCAGGCTTTTATTTACCAGCCGGACCGCCTTAATTACTACATAGTCGATTTGAGAGATTCGGTGGTAGCACACAAAAAAACCAGACCGGTAAAATTCACCACCCGAACTATAGCTGGAGCTTTAAACGGCTCTCTGTCTGAAACCTTACAAAACTTAAAAGTAGATCCGGCATTGGCTCCAAAAATTGCCAAAATCTATGCTTGGTCTATCGATTTCTTCAAGCTACAAAAGGGAGATAAATTTGCCATGACCTTTACCGAAAGATTCATAAACGATACCATTTACGACGGTGTTGATAGTTTAAAAGCTACCTATTTTGAATACAAAGGCAAAAAAATATACGCCTTCCCTTTCTCTCCTGATGGCAGTAAAGGCAAACAACAATATTATGATGATGAAGGAAAAACATTGAAAAACTTCTTCCTGAAAGCACCATTGAAATTTGTGAACATCACTTCCCGGTACACCAAAAGCAGATTCCATCCGGTACAGAAAATATGGAAAGCACACAATGGAACCGATTATGCTGCCCCAACCGGAACACCAATTATGACAACGGCCGCCGGTGTCGTTGAACAAGCGGGGTATACAGCCGGAAACGGAAACTTTGTCAAAGTAAAACACGACCGAACCTATTCGACACAATACTTACACATGTCAAAAATCTTGGTACGCCGAGGACAACGAGTAACTCAAGGACAGGTTATTGGAAAAGTAGGCAGCACCGGTTTAGCTACCGGACCTCATGTTTGTTACCGTTTTTGGAAAAATGGCGTTCAGGTGGATGCTCTTCGTTTGAATTTGCCAACTTCAACACCAATGGATTCCAAACTAAAACCAAAATTCATGGAACAGATGCGTCCGCTGAAAAAAGTTTTGGATAGTATTTCCGATTTGAAATTCAGAAAGTAA
- the pyk gene encoding pyruvate kinase, with the protein MPTRKKTKIVATLGPACSSREVIKKMIDAGVNVFRVNFSHADYEDVKERINIIRGLNDEFGYTTGILADLQGPKLRVGVMKEDVVVKPGDIITFQTADDVPGTKERVYMNYKEFPRDVNPGEKILLDDGKLMFEALETNGTTEVVCKVIQGGPLKSKKGVNLPNTKVSLPALTKKDIKDALFAIEQKVDWIALSFVRTPKDLEELQDLIAKHSDYKIPIVAKIEKPEAVENIDKIVAFCDGLMVARGDLGVEIPAHEVPLIQKKLIHRAKTARIPVIVATQMMETMITSLTPTRAEVNDVANSVMDGADAVMLSGETSVGNYPVEVIEKMTQIIEAVEDSPLIIVPQNPPHVRTKRFITKSICYHAATMANDIKAKAISTLTNSGYTAFQISAWRPKAHILVYTSNKRILTQLNLLWGVNAFYYDKFVSTDDTVGDVNEIAKANGYVKKGDMLINLAAMPVADKGMVNTLRVSEIE; encoded by the coding sequence ATGCCAACAAGAAAAAAAACTAAGATTGTAGCCACGCTGGGGCCTGCATGTAGTTCGAGAGAAGTGATTAAGAAAATGATTGATGCCGGAGTGAACGTGTTTCGCGTTAATTTCTCTCATGCCGATTACGAAGACGTAAAAGAAAGAATCAATATTATCAGAGGATTGAATGATGAGTTTGGATATACTACCGGGATTTTGGCAGATTTACAAGGACCAAAATTGCGTGTAGGGGTGATGAAAGAAGACGTGGTTGTAAAACCGGGAGATATTATCACTTTCCAAACGGCAGACGATGTTCCGGGAACTAAGGAACGCGTTTACATGAACTATAAAGAATTTCCAAGAGACGTAAATCCGGGAGAAAAAATTCTTTTGGATGATGGGAAATTAATGTTTGAAGCATTGGAAACTAATGGGACTACTGAGGTAGTTTGTAAAGTAATTCAGGGCGGTCCGTTAAAATCGAAAAAAGGAGTAAACTTGCCGAATACGAAAGTTTCCTTACCGGCTTTGACTAAAAAAGACATTAAAGATGCGCTTTTTGCCATTGAACAAAAAGTAGATTGGATTGCGCTTTCTTTCGTAAGAACTCCAAAAGATTTAGAAGAATTACAAGACTTAATTGCTAAACATTCGGATTATAAAATTCCGATTGTGGCCAAAATAGAAAAACCGGAAGCGGTTGAAAATATTGATAAAATTGTAGCCTTTTGTGATGGTTTGATGGTAGCTCGTGGGGATCTTGGAGTAGAAATTCCCGCACACGAAGTACCGTTGATTCAGAAGAAATTAATTCACCGAGCCAAAACAGCCAGAATACCTGTAATCGTGGCTACCCAAATGATGGAAACCATGATTACCAGTTTGACTCCAACCCGTGCTGAGGTAAATGACGTGGCCAATTCTGTTATGGACGGTGCCGATGCGGTAATGCTTTCGGGGGAAACTTCGGTTGGGAATTATCCGGTAGAAGTGATTGAAAAAATGACTCAAATCATTGAAGCGGTAGAAGATTCTCCGCTAATCATAGTGCCACAAAATCCGCCTCACGTTAGAACGAAACGTTTTATTACTAAATCTATTTGTTATCATGCCGCTACTATGGCTAATGATATTAAAGCTAAAGCTATTTCTACTTTAACGAACAGTGGGTATACGGCTTTTCAAATTTCGGCTTGGCGACCAAAAGCACACATTTTGGTGTATACATCCAACAAACGAATTTTGACTCAGTTGAATTTGCTTTGGGGAGTGAATGCTTTTTACTATGACAAATTCGTAAGTACTGACGATACCGTTGGTGATGTGAACGAAATTGCCAAAGCCAATGGGTATGTGAAAAAAGGGGATATGCTTATCAATTTGGCTGCGATGCCGGTGGCTGACAAAGGAATGGTCAACACATTGAGAGTATCTGAAATAGAATAA
- a CDS encoding CYTH domain-containing protein, which produces MIEIERKFLVLSNDFLNETYVEKRIVQAYLNSNPERAVRIRIKGDKGYLTIKGKGNETGTTRLEWETEIPVADADKLLLLCEEGLIEKTRYEIKIGKHLFEVDVFEGENQGLILAEIELKSEDEFFVKPYWLGQEVTNDKRFYNAYLSNHPFTSW; this is translated from the coding sequence ATGATAGAAATAGAGCGAAAGTTTTTAGTCCTTTCCAATGATTTTTTAAATGAAACTTATGTCGAAAAGAGAATTGTTCAGGCTTATTTAAATTCGAATCCGGAGCGAGCTGTTCGCATCAGAATCAAAGGAGATAAAGGCTACCTGACTATTAAAGGAAAAGGGAATGAAACCGGAACTACCCGATTGGAATGGGAAACGGAAATCCCCGTTGCGGATGCTGATAAATTACTATTGCTTTGTGAAGAAGGGCTTATTGAAAAAACCCGGTATGAAATAAAAATAGGGAAACATCTTTTTGAAGTGGATGTTTTTGAAGGAGAAAACCAAGGGTTAATTTTGGCAGAAATTGAGCTGAAATCAGAAGATGAATTTTTTGTGAAACCCTATTGGCTGGGTCAGGAAGTTACCAATGACAAACGATTTTACAATGCTTATTTGAGCAATCACCCTTTTACCAGCTGGTAA
- the pgi gene encoding glucose-6-phosphate isomerase has product MALPNTNPTSTSAWQKLNQHFTQMQHVSMPEMFAHDSTRAEKFHIQWDDFLVDYAKNIINQETLDLLQDLAKEVNLKEAIAAYFGGENINRTENRAVLHTALRSPEKASVLVDGKNVMPEIFKVKSKIKTFSDEVIDGTRKGFTGKAFTDVVNIGIGGSDLGPAMVVEALQFYKNHLNVHFVSNVDGDHVNEIIKKLNPETTLFVIVSKTFTTQETLSNAETIRAWFLKSAKQEDVAKHFVAVSTNLQKVTEFGINPDNVFPMWDWVGGRFSLWSAVGLSISLAVGFENFDDLLKGANEMDEHFKNESFDKNIPVVLALLSIWYNNFFGVESEALIPYTQYLQKLAPYLQQGIMESNGKSIDRNGNPVNYQTGTIIWGEPGTNSQHAFFQLIHQGTKLIPTDFIGFVKPLYGNEDHHNKLMSNFFAQTEALLNGKTAAQVKAEFEQQNIAEATASFLLPFKVFAGNKPTNTILIQKLTPKTLGSLVAMYEHKIFVQGIIWNIFSYDQWGVELGKQLANSILTEIDSGVVKKHDSSTEFLLNHFLAKK; this is encoded by the coding sequence ATGGCATTACCAAACACAAATCCAACAAGCACCTCCGCTTGGCAAAAGCTAAATCAGCATTTCACTCAAATGCAACATGTTTCGATGCCCGAAATGTTTGCCCATGATAGCACAAGAGCAGAAAAATTTCATATTCAATGGGACGATTTTTTGGTGGATTATGCTAAAAACATCATCAATCAGGAAACACTTGATTTACTACAAGATTTAGCAAAAGAAGTAAACCTGAAAGAAGCTATTGCTGCTTATTTTGGTGGAGAAAATATCAATAGAACTGAAAACAGAGCTGTACTTCACACCGCCTTGCGTTCACCGGAAAAGGCTTCTGTTTTGGTTGACGGTAAAAATGTAATGCCCGAAATTTTTAAAGTCAAAAGCAAAATAAAAACCTTTTCTGATGAAGTAATTGATGGCACAAGAAAAGGATTCACAGGAAAAGCATTTACCGATGTGGTCAATATCGGTATTGGAGGTTCAGATCTTGGCCCAGCCATGGTGGTAGAAGCTTTACAATTCTACAAAAATCACCTGAATGTTCATTTTGTTTCCAATGTAGATGGCGACCATGTGAATGAAATCATCAAAAAACTAAACCCGGAAACCACACTCTTTGTAATTGTTTCTAAAACTTTCACTACCCAGGAAACCCTTTCCAATGCAGAAACCATTCGTGCCTGGTTTTTGAAATCGGCTAAACAAGAAGACGTGGCAAAACACTTTGTAGCGGTGTCTACTAATCTTCAAAAGGTAACAGAATTCGGTATCAATCCTGACAACGTTTTCCCCATGTGGGATTGGGTTGGCGGACGTTTCTCGCTTTGGAGTGCCGTTGGTTTATCCATCAGTTTAGCGGTTGGTTTCGAAAATTTTGATGATTTGCTCAAAGGCGCTAACGAAATGGACGAACATTTCAAAAACGAATCCTTTGATAAAAATATACCGGTAGTTTTAGCCTTGCTCAGCATTTGGTACAATAATTTTTTTGGGGTCGAAAGCGAAGCCTTAATTCCCTATACACAATACCTGCAAAAACTGGCGCCTTACTTGCAACAAGGCATCATGGAAAGCAACGGCAAAAGCATTGACCGCAACGGAAATCCGGTAAATTACCAAACAGGAACCATCATTTGGGGCGAACCGGGTACCAATTCGCAACACGCCTTCTTTCAGTTAATTCATCAAGGAACTAAATTGATTCCGACAGATTTCATTGGTTTTGTAAAACCGTTATACGGCAACGAAGACCACCACAATAAACTGATGTCAAACTTTTTTGCCCAAACCGAAGCATTATTAAACGGCAAAACAGCAGCACAAGTTAAAGCCGAATTCGAGCAACAGAACATAGCTGAAGCAACAGCTTCTTTCCTATTACCGTTCAAAGTGTTCGCCGGTAATAAACCTACCAATACGATTTTGATTCAAAAACTAACGCCAAAAACACTGGGTTCCTTAGTAGCTATGTATGAACATAAAATCTTTGTTCAAGGCATTATATGGAATATTTTCAGCTATGACCAATGGGGCGTTGAACTGGGAAAACAATTGGCCAATTCTATTTTAACCGAAATTGACTCGGGCGTTGTAAAAAAACACGACAGCTCTACCGAATTCCTTTTAAATCATTTTTTAGCAAAGAAATAA
- a CDS encoding IPExxxVDY family protein, which yields MAIHKLHWDEFDEIDYQLIAIHSPLEDYRLAYYINQNLPINLKKSNCNIQISSKEGDTQFTRFIFEDEKKDISWNLIQNQNAVFVASPTGNQGLFAESSAKFSTKIYLIPEFKKVDYFLKIENAEAVLDVSKITNCIKKIDRVSTVYTVEVEKIKSKNNLIF from the coding sequence ATGGCCATTCACAAATTGCATTGGGATGAGTTTGACGAAATAGATTATCAGTTGATTGCTATTCATTCGCCTTTAGAGGATTATCGATTGGCGTATTATATCAATCAAAATTTGCCTATCAATCTCAAAAAAAGCAATTGTAACATTCAAATCAGCAGTAAAGAAGGCGATACCCAATTTACGCGGTTTATTTTTGAAGATGAAAAAAAGGACATTTCTTGGAATTTAATTCAAAATCAAAATGCTGTTTTTGTAGCGTCGCCAACCGGAAATCAAGGGTTGTTTGCGGAGAGCAGTGCCAAATTTTCGACTAAAATCTATTTGATACCGGAGTTTAAAAAAGTAGATTACTTTTTAAAAATTGAAAATGCCGAGGCGGTTCTGGATGTGTCAAAAATTACAAATTGTATCAAAAAAATCGACAGGGTGAGTACCGTTTACACTGTTGAGGTTGAAAAAATAAAATCGAAAAATAATTTAATTTTTTAA
- a CDS encoding septal ring lytic transglycosylase RlpA family protein: MNTKIVTFFFSFITLVFSATLLATNPPQQKEKNKAKSKETSVTPKEAKEKTKALPLATKVDTLKTKPATEILQVTDTVKTDMNLKFKFYKKNAHASYYAQKFHGKRTASGIRFDNTKYTAAHKKLPFGTKVKVTNEANGKSVVVEITDRGPFSKVREIDLSKKAFMELVDNKNSGAVIVKLEVEDN, translated from the coding sequence ATGAATACCAAAATAGTCACCTTTTTTTTCTCTTTCATAACCCTCGTTTTTTCTGCTACGCTATTGGCTACCAACCCACCGCAACAAAAAGAAAAAAACAAGGCAAAAAGCAAAGAGACTAGCGTAACACCAAAAGAAGCCAAAGAGAAAACCAAAGCACTGCCTTTAGCAACTAAAGTTGACACGCTTAAAACTAAGCCGGCAACCGAAATCCTTCAAGTGACAGATACGGTTAAAACCGATATGAATTTAAAATTTAAATTCTATAAAAAAAACGCGCATGCTTCTTATTATGCTCAAAAATTTCATGGCAAAAGAACGGCAAGCGGTATTCGGTTTGACAATACAAAATACACCGCAGCACACAAAAAATTACCCTTTGGAACCAAAGTCAAAGTAACAAACGAAGCCAATGGCAAATCGGTAGTGGTTGAAATCACTGATCGTGGCCCTTTCTCTAAAGTCAGAGAAATTGACTTATCCAAAAAAGCCTTTATGGAGTTGGTGGACAATAAAAACTCAGGAGCGGTAATAGTAAAACTGGAAGTAGAAGACAACTAA